CCGAACAGCATCTTGCTGCAGCAGAATAAATAGGTGCTGATATAGGTCGTGGAAAGGCAAATTACTGTGTTCACAGAGAAACTGAGTTACCTCTTGAGTTGCCTGCTCTGCCGCTTTGACGACAACATAAATCTCTAAACGGTTGCAGGTGCTAAGAATAACAGCTTCTTCAATGTGGGCATAGCTACACAAGTGCATGATCGCTTTTTCAATTTGAGCCTCTGGAATGCTCAGTTTTTCACGAATTTCGACTGGAGCAGTCTTGTGGCTAAGACCTACGACTGCAATATTCATGTATCCTCCCTAGAAGTTTGTCCTCTTGTGAGTTAGACGTAATACTAATTTGGTTGATGTTTGCGGTGGTTGAGAACTTGTCTTAAACGAGCATCATTGAGAAGTTACTTATGCTACGCTCCGAGATTTAGCGATCGCGTCTTCGGTGAGATGGGTTTGCTGTTTATATATTTCATGTGGATGTGCAACCCGTTCGTACTGGAAAAAGCCAGGGTTGAGTATCCCTTGAGGGTCGTATTTCCTTTTAATTTCATTGACAGTAGACCAGTAATCGCCAAACTGGACCCGCCATTGTTGGAGATCAAATTTCACCCAACCAGTCAAGTATCGTTTTGCACCCATTTTTAAACCTAACTCAGTAAGCGACTCTAACTCTGCCAAGACAGGTTGAAGCTGGGACTTTGGAATGATTGGATAAATTCCCAGGCCGACGATGAAGTCTTCATCAGGAACCCGGAACATGGGCATATTGGTCGTATGCTGGAACAGACAAAAGGAGCCTATAAGCGTATTTCCACAGTCCAAAATAGAAGGCAAGCGCTCTAGAACCGTCTGAATGTAAGTTTTTGCTTTAGAGCCTGGAATGAGTAAATCTATCCAGGGGTGGACAGTATTTGAAGGAGCACCTACTTTTAGTGCGGGGATGACAAACTCATCGAAATTAAGGTCTTGTGTATGGATATGACGATAAAAATTCAATCCAGAAAGAACTTCTTCGTCATTGATGCTGTTTGTAGAATCCGCCTCTACCGTTACCTGCAACAGGTAGAACCATTGCATAAGAGGTTTCCGCACGGCTTTAGAGAATAATTCCAAGCAGGAGTTGGGAACAGATAAAAGATAATCAATACGTCCTTGTTGTGTGAGAACCTGCTTATCATTCAAGAAAGCATCTAAGTTATCGTAGAGAAGAAAATAAGTGCGTGTGGAAGGACGGTAACGTCTGAGACGATGACGCACCTGAGTGATAATTCCGAACTGACCATAACCACAAAGGACATGATAAAAGAGTTCGCTATTCTCTTCTGGTGTACACCAGACAAGTTCACCTGTTCCTGTAACAACTTCTAAACCCAGACAATTGTCAGCTTGAGTTCCGTAACGAAAGGATGAATTACCTAAACCGCCAGCTGAATGAGTTCCTCCTAGTGTCGCGTCAATGTAGTTGGTAAGAGATGGAGGGATTAAACCATGAGGTAATGAGCTAACAATTACCTCCCTCCAGGTTACACCTGTATCAGCTTGGAACCACAGCATTTCCTTCTGAATTTCATGAATTTGATTGAAGTTCCTCATGTCCAAAACAATTCCGTCTTGGTTCAAACATTGACCACCCAATGAGTTGCCCCCAGCTCTTGGAGAAATCGTTAACCCTTGTTCTAGAGCATACTTAACAACCTGAACAACATCAGCGGAATTTTGAGGGCGGACAACAAGCTGAGGCTGTTTTTGAATGATGCGACCAAAATCTTGAGAAACGTCACCTAAGATTTCTGGCGTGTTGGTAACTTCACCTTCGACTATACATTTGATATCTGAAATAATGCTATTCATGGAAAAATTTTTCCTCTAGTTTTATAAACCTTGCCACTCACTATCTTGGCTATTAAAGTTGGGAAATCTAACTTTACTAGGGTTTGGAAAGGCGGCTTTTAAGTAAGTTAATACCAATCAGGATAATTTTTGGAGCCAGTCGAATCAGATCGAACGTGCGAGAAATTAGGCTTTGCGTTTTTTGCCTTTCAAGCGTAGCCATCTTAGCTGGTCTTTCATACTTAAACAGACAGACACAGTCGCCTTGGGATTGTCTGCTAATAATTGCAGCTTTAGTGCCGGGAAATGCTTTTACTGTGGCATCTTGCTCCATCTCGCAGATTACACGGCAAGGGCTCTCAAGACCATACTCTTTGGCTAGGGAGAGAACTGGACAAACCCGTTGAATTTCCAATACAGCATCTTTCCCATTTTGGGAAATATCTACTACTTCCATCGTGAAGCCCATCAACCGAAAGATAGGAATTGCGTCGGTGAAGCCTTTAGCTAAGGTGGTGTTATCAATAAAAGCCCCCATAAACGCCTTCTGCTGTTTGGGATAGGCTTCCATCATCTTTTGATAAGCTGCATCCTCTCCAATTTCATCAGCCAGCTTTTTGAAGGCTGCAAATCGATTTCTAAACATACTTAAGGCTTTCGATGAATCCATTTTCATCACGTCAGCCATTTGAATGTCTCCAATACCTACGATATTGTCCATGTTTAATCCTCTGTATTGCAATGAATTAAAATGACCTGAAAAGTCGAGATAGCTTATAGCACTTGAGACGGCTCTGTCTGTTGATTTTCCCAACGTTTTTCTAAAAAAACATTGTAATTTGATTATTTGCAAGGCGGAGAGTACATTCATTAAGTTATAGTGTATTCTCCGCTTCTAGTTTAATTGCAACTAACTTTGTTGATTTGTTATGCTCTCCATAAAATTATAAAATGTCACCCTTAAATTTATCAATCAGCAAATAAGTATAGCAAAATGATTGCCAGAGCAATATATTTGCTAGCCAAAGAGCACGTTAATACAGTATCAATTTCCTGCTGCAGACTTATACAGAAATAATTCACACGAGTGAACTTAAACAATTTTGTGCTTTCTTTTCTGAACTTGGAAACTTTAGAGTGTTTATTCCTGCGGTATCCTTTGCGAATATTCAGCAGATAACCTGTTAGCAATTTTTCAACAGGTATTTCACCCTTTTGATTAGCTATTGAGTTTTGAGAGATTTTGGCCGTCAGTTGTTTGTCAAATAAACTCTTGAACATCTTTACACTTACTCCCAAAAATTTCTCAGCACGTCTAGAAGCAATGCCTCTTGGCTATCAGCGGCGGGTTGGTCTTTATAGTTCCAAAAAGCTTCTTCAGGCATACAATTGAGCACACTTTGCGTGTTCACGATGCCGCTTGCCAATCCGAAGCGAATGCCCATGAGTCTAGGTCTGTTCGATAAACTTCTTGCCATCTAATTGCTCATTAGCAGAGCATATGAGTTGCTAATAATGTCTGTACCATCAGGGCAGATGGTCTTATAATGTCAGCAGAATTTCCTCATAGTATTCAAAAAATTTCTTTGCTGTTAATTATATTGGGAACAGCTTTGAGGAAATATGAGGGTGTCTGTATTTTTTTTGAAAAATTTTTTGCTTTCGGCTGAAACAGGCAGAAAGACCCCTGCCTGAATGATATCCCTCTTCTGTCACTTTCCGGTTTTTTTTATTATTAATACTTTATGAACACAAGGTATACCAGGCAATACAGCATTTACTCATCTAATTTTGGCAAGTTCCATGCTTTCAAATATTTCTATTCCTAAAAAAATCTGCTATCGCCTACTGTATAAGAACTCTATCATTCAGAAATGATAAAACTTTTCGGAGAGTGACACAAGAGGGATATGATCAAAAGTTGACAAGACCCTTAATTGGGGTCAAAAATTAGCTTGTTCGCTCTTCAGGGCGTTTCTGGCAAGTGGGTCGCTACAGATAACCCCTCATAAAACGCCTCAAGCAATACCAATAATTAAGTAGCACACTTGATACAAACTACTTCATGGTCACTATGCCCAACAAGTTACATGCCATCCCTAACCCAATAGCAATATCACTAATGTTCGTCTTTACAAAGTCATACCCCCAGAGGGAGATCCATAGTGCGACTCGTTCTAGAGTAAATACATAGCTCTAGGTGAGAATATCAAGTTAGAACCTTGAAAATCTCATAACTGATTGATGGATATGGGTGAAAATCCCATCCGTGAAGGACAACGTGACTCCTTATCTGACCACGTAGAGGTTAATCACCAAAGCGAAGCTGGTAACAGGGCGCAATCAGAGACTTCCTCGGTTGAGGTCACACTGGCGCAAAGTCTGCCGGGGGGAGTATCCCCCCGGCGAGCTTTGCGCTAATAGGGAGCCGACATGGTTAGCTTACGCAAATCTCCGAAAAAAGCGTCCTACTCCCTATCAGGGAAACCCATGTTAGCACAAGCTACAGCCTACCCTGTACACTAGCAATATTCTCGCATTCTTTCTTATGGAAAAAGATGCTGTCCTGAGAAGCTAGTGGGCGAATTGGAGAAACCTAAATCGGCACAACGCCAGATGCTACAAGTCTGGAAACCCGCCCAACGCAGTGGCTCAACAATCTATCAATCGGAACGAGGAAAAACGTATCTAACTTCTAGCCTACTCAGTCCACCTGAGTGAAGATTGAGATGGGAGGGTTCCCAAGAGAGCTAGTGGAGCGGCATGATTAACCGTTTAACACAAAGGTACGGGTAGGATGTGGGAATGAAACTGCCCACAGCATCGCAGAATCATTGTACATCGACAAGATGATGCTTAGACGCACTCTTATTGAGTAGCGAAGATACCATTAACTGCGTACAGGCAAGTAAAACCGACCAAAGCAGGTGAAAGCCTGCGTTTCCGATAACTCCCCGGTGGTAAAGGCGATTGGAAAGCGTCGAACGGTTAAGAAAGCCCAAGGCGGGTAGTAAGGCACGCTTATTGATGACGATAGAGAAAACCTAGATACAAGTAACCTAAGTAAGAAAAGTTCAGTAATGAACAAGTTCTGAAAAGATGTAAACCCTACACTCGCTTGAGTGGATATCAGGTGAAAATCCTTTCCATACAATGCTAGGAGCCGGATGCGGTCAAAGCTGTACGTCCGGTTCTGAAGGAGAGGTGTCCCTTGGTAACAAGGGCATCGACTCTATCAAAATAAATGCCCAGCGGTGTGTTAAGTTAACGGGTTGGAACACAGGATCTAGGTTTGACGGCTGGGCATTTATTTACGCTTAAGTGCCAGACCAGACATATCTCCCTGAAAGAACTTGACTACTTTGTCAGAAATATTACACAATTATCCCGATTTCTTGCTCTAGAACAAATCCATCCTGACCGCTACTATACGGAAACGAAGTTTTTACACTTATATCTTTTGTAGAAATACTCCCCTTTGGCTGTTAAAGAAGAGGTCAGAATGTTTACCAAAATTATTACCAGCATACCCAAACTGCCCAGCCGTCAAAATTCGATTGAGAAATTTTCTATGTATATGACTGTGGAGAATAATAAGGGTTACTCAACAATTAAATGGAAAACAGAACCTCAAATGCATTGCAATATTGAGTTATACAAAAGCAGACACTATAAGTTTGCATCGTTAGTTAACCAGGATGATAACGGCAGGGGGTTAGTGCAGTTCTGGATAGATATGGCTTTCAATGACAGACCACAAAAGGAAGATTGGGAGCCAGAAAAACGAGTACAAAAAGCTTGGGAATACCTGACAGCTTACTGTGAGGAAAGTTGCTACAGGGCTGCTGTAACGGTATGGAAAGATGACACATCTAAATCTTGGGAAGAATATATATTTCTTTCTAGATGTTTTATTTATGAAACGACCAAGTTTAGACAAATATTAGCTAAATATAACTCAAACGATTCTTCTCTCGATACTTATGTGACAGGCGTCTTGATAAAAAATATTAAAGATTCAGTTGCTAAGTTCTCTAAGTGGCGGCTGTTGCATAAAAAGAGCGATAAAGAACTGAAAGAAGCACTTGCTAGATCTGGAAGGTATGAACCGGAAATTTCTAGGTTTCTCATAGCTCGGAAATATTTTAAACAAATTTATCAGATGAACAAAATTCAAAATCCTGCTAAAATAACAGGACAGAAGTGGCAAGAACCCGATAGTGTAGATTTTGCAGAATCAGCTAATTACTACAATGCACAGATATTACTCCCTTGTGCATCTCATGAAGTGGCTGTAGGTGGAAATATTACAGGCGAACAACTTAAAACAAGTATGGAAATTTGCATTGCTGCATTACAAAATTACCCCAAATCAATCACACCACGCTTTTCTTTGGAAGCACTCAAAGAAACTGGTCGTCAAGTTGAATCTAATCAATCTCTAGAAATTTTCGAACAAGATTTCCTGACTTCAGAAGAAGTCGAAGATTCACGAGAAAATCAAGGAATAATAGAAAAGCGAACTGAGCCAGCTTTACAAGAGCAGTTGCTTTATTTGAAAATAGAACAAAAGGAAATCATACTCCTTTACTATGGTTTTGGGCTAAATCAAAAACAGATAGCAAATAGATTTAAAGTCACTCAGGGAGCAATTGCTCATCGCCTGAAGACGATTGAAATCAAATTACTGAAAACTTTATATGGATTAAGTAAACCTCCTGAGTGGGTTTCTCAATATGTTGCAGTATGGTTAAATCGTAATTACCAAGCCCCTATCTATTCAGATTTGATTCATGTTGCTTTGGTTGAGGCGATAAAGAAACTTGAACCACAAGAGCAAGAGCTATTGCGACTTACCTATGGACAAAAACTGAATGAACAAGAAATTGCTACGCAGCTTGGCATAGCCCTACCAGAAATTATGAACATACTGCGGAAAACAAAAGCTAAATTAGAGGCGGCTTTAATCAATAGTATTGATACCATGATTAATAAATATTTGCAAGTTTGGTTGACAAAGAGAACTAAAAGCGTTTTTCAATCAGCTTGTGAAAAATTGGGTATGATACGAGATAAAATAACAGAGATCCCAACAATTAATACGGTATTAGAAGAAGTATTAAAAAATTGGGATTCGTGAGAGTAATGAGGTTGTAGTGATGTTTTCTTTTAATGAGTTAAAAATAGCTTCTAGTAATCAATTATGGTTAAATATTTCATCGACAGACAAAAAGAAAGCTTGGGAGCAAGCTCAGAGCCATTCTAATACGCTTGCACGCTACAACGCTTATCTTAATCATCTTTCATTGTATATTTTCTTTAACTGGCTTACAGAGTGGTTGGCAGAAGAGTCTGTAGCTAAACCCTCAATTTTCCCAAGTGAGGATAGCTTACCCAGTATTTGGGAAGTGGTAAATGCTGCAGCAATTACACTGGGTGAGAAGCGAATAGTGCTAATTCCCAGTGAAACAATAGATTTAGAAGAGTTGTGCGTACCCCAAGAGTGGGTAGACATTCCTTCTTTTGCAGGTGATTATTACTTAGCGGTGCAAGTTAATCTAGAGGCAAATGAGGATGAGTGTTTTTTGGGAGTCCTCGGTTTTACCACTCATCGCTTACTTAAGAATTTTGGCAGATATAACGCGAATGAGCGCACCTACGTGTTAGCCGCAAAAAATTTAACAGAAAATCTCTCCGTGATGCTGATGACATTGGGACTACCTGTACAAGAGGAAATCCCAGAATTGTTTACTGTATCTGAAGCTGAGGCACACAAATTGTTGCAACTGTTAGGTAATTCATCTATTTATTTTCCCCGTTTACGAGTTGATGTACCGTTTGAGCAATGGGCAGCACTGCTGGATAATGACGAATGGCGTACTCAGTTGTATCATCGGCGAATAGGTGGCTTGGCTATTGCTAAAAACACGGCATCAGTTAACAATTTGAGCAATTGGTTTCAAAATATTTTTGAAACCGGTTGGCAGTCTCTTAATACAATCCTAAATACAGAATCAGAAAATTTAGCTTTTGCTTTTAGACAACGTGAACTTACTGTTGGAGGTGTGTCTGTTGAGGGAGTCAAGTTGATTGATTTGGGAATACAATTAGGCAATCATTCTGTTGCACTGTTGGTTGGTTTGACACAAGAGGATGAGCAAAAAGTGGGTATCCGCGTTCAGTTACATCCATCTCATGGACAGACTTACCTGCCACCTAATATCAAACTTGCTTTACTTTCTTCCTCTGGAGCAACTCTCCAGGAATTTCAATCACGAACTCAAGATAACTTAATTCAACTGAAACGATTTACATGCCCGAAAGGAAAAACATTCAAAATCCAAGTAGCTATCGATAATTTTAACATTACGGAAGATTTTGTGGTTTAACAACTTGCGCGATTATAAAAATGAGTAAGTTAGTTATCTTAAACTTGGGAAGGGGTACTCTACAAGAGGGCTTTCACTTTGTGACTGTTCAGTTACAGTCAGAGTTCAATTCCAAAACAAGTCAATTTCAAGGTAGTTTACCTGCGGCTCCAAATCTTATTGATCTCTATCGTCGTTGGCAATTGCTCTATGATTTAATCTATTCGGCTCGCTCTATAAATATAGGTTTACGTCATGAAGAATTCATTGATTCAGACATCAAAATTGATGAATCTGACATCACTCACGTTTCTGATGCTGAATTTGATGAAATCTGTAAAAATTTACAAAAAAGCCTTAATAATTGGTTAGATTCTTCGGATTTTCGACAGATAGAATTACAACTGAGAACGAAATTATCCAAGTCAGACGAAATTCGATTTATTATTCAAACCGAAGACACCTATTTAAGAAAACTGCCCTGGCATATTTGGCGCTTTTTTGAAGATTATCGTTTGGCA
This portion of the Brasilonema sennae CENA114 genome encodes:
- a CDS encoding sigma-70 family RNA polymerase sigma factor, with the translated sequence MAVKEEVRMFTKIITSIPKLPSRQNSIEKFSMYMTVENNKGYSTIKWKTEPQMHCNIELYKSRHYKFASLVNQDDNGRGLVQFWIDMAFNDRPQKEDWEPEKRVQKAWEYLTAYCEESCYRAAVTVWKDDTSKSWEEYIFLSRCFIYETTKFRQILAKYNSNDSSLDTYVTGVLIKNIKDSVAKFSKWRLLHKKSDKELKEALARSGRYEPEISRFLIARKYFKQIYQMNKIQNPAKITGQKWQEPDSVDFAESANYYNAQILLPCASHEVAVGGNITGEQLKTSMEICIAALQNYPKSITPRFSLEALKETGRQVESNQSLEIFEQDFLTSEEVEDSRENQGIIEKRTEPALQEQLLYLKIEQKEIILLYYGFGLNQKQIANRFKVTQGAIAHRLKTIEIKLLKTLYGLSKPPEWVSQYVAVWLNRNYQAPIYSDLIHVALVEAIKKLEPQEQELLRLTYGQKLNEQEIATQLGIALPEIMNILRKTKAKLEAALINSIDTMINKYLQVWLTKRTKSVFQSACEKLGMIRDKITEIPTINTVLEEVLKNWDS
- a CDS encoding L-2-amino-thiazoline-4-carboxylic acid hydrolase codes for the protein MNVLSALQIIKLQCFFRKTLGKSTDRAVSSAISYLDFSGHFNSLQYRGLNMDNIVGIGDIQMADVMKMDSSKALSMFRNRFAAFKKLADEIGEDAAYQKMMEAYPKQQKAFMGAFIDNTTLAKGFTDAIPIFRLMGFTMEVVDISQNGKDAVLEIQRVCPVLSLAKEYGLESPCRVICEMEQDATVKAFPGTKAAIISRQSQGDCVCLFKYERPAKMATLERQKTQSLISRTFDLIRLAPKIILIGINLLKSRLSKP
- a CDS encoding coproporphyrinogen III oxidase — translated: MARSLSNRPRLMGIRFGLASGIVNTQSVLNCMPEEAFWNYKDQPAADSQEALLLDVLRNFWE
- a CDS encoding DUF1822 family protein; protein product: MFSFNELKIASSNQLWLNISSTDKKKAWEQAQSHSNTLARYNAYLNHLSLYIFFNWLTEWLAEESVAKPSIFPSEDSLPSIWEVVNAAAITLGEKRIVLIPSETIDLEELCVPQEWVDIPSFAGDYYLAVQVNLEANEDECFLGVLGFTTHRLLKNFGRYNANERTYVLAAKNLTENLSVMLMTLGLPVQEEIPELFTVSEAEAHKLLQLLGNSSIYFPRLRVDVPFEQWAALLDNDEWRTQLYHRRIGGLAIAKNTASVNNLSNWFQNIFETGWQSLNTILNTESENLAFAFRQRELTVGGVSVEGVKLIDLGIQLGNHSVALLVGLTQEDEQKVGIRVQLHPSHGQTYLPPNIKLALLSSSGATLQEFQSRTQDNLIQLKRFTCPKGKTFKIQVAIDNFNITEDFVV
- a CDS encoding FAD-binding protein, yielding MNSIISDIKCIVEGEVTNTPEILGDVSQDFGRIIQKQPQLVVRPQNSADVVQVVKYALEQGLTISPRAGGNSLGGQCLNQDGIVLDMRNFNQIHEIQKEMLWFQADTGVTWREVIVSSLPHGLIPPSLTNYIDATLGGTHSAGGLGNSSFRYGTQADNCLGLEVVTGTGELVWCTPEENSELFYHVLCGYGQFGIITQVRHRLRRYRPSTRTYFLLYDNLDAFLNDKQVLTQQGRIDYLLSVPNSCLELFSKAVRKPLMQWFYLLQVTVEADSTNSINDEEVLSGLNFYRHIHTQDLNFDEFVIPALKVGAPSNTVHPWIDLLIPGSKAKTYIQTVLERLPSILDCGNTLIGSFCLFQHTTNMPMFRVPDEDFIVGLGIYPIIPKSQLQPVLAELESLTELGLKMGAKRYLTGWVKFDLQQWRVQFGDYWSTVNEIKRKYDPQGILNPGFFQYERVAHPHEIYKQQTHLTEDAIAKSRSVA